The following coding sequences are from one Streptomyces sp. NBC_01485 window:
- a CDS encoding ferritin-like fold-containing protein, giving the protein MRFMTTSDKPENTAAATGIATQGWATAAADPQYRAAVVDLLGALAYGELAAFERLAEDAKLAPTLEDKAELAKMASAEFHHFERLRDRLTEIGEEPTSAMQPFVAALDGFHRQTAPSDWLEGLVKAYVGDSIASDFYREVAVRLDNDSRALVLAVLDDTGHAGFAVDRVRAAIDAEPRVGGRLALWARRLMGEALSQSQRVVADRDALSTMLVGGVADGFDLAEVGRMFSRITEAHTKRMAALGLAA; this is encoded by the coding sequence GTGCGCTTCATGACGACCTCTGACAAGCCTGAGAACACCGCCGCCGCCACCGGTATCGCCACCCAGGGCTGGGCGACGGCCGCCGCCGACCCGCAGTACCGGGCCGCCGTCGTGGACCTGCTCGGTGCGCTGGCGTACGGCGAGCTGGCGGCGTTCGAGCGGCTCGCCGAGGACGCGAAGCTGGCGCCCACGCTGGAGGACAAGGCGGAGCTGGCGAAGATGGCGTCGGCCGAGTTCCACCACTTCGAGCGGCTGCGCGACCGGCTCACGGAGATCGGCGAGGAGCCGACGTCGGCGATGCAGCCGTTCGTCGCCGCGCTCGACGGCTTCCACCGGCAGACGGCCCCCTCGGACTGGCTGGAGGGCCTCGTCAAGGCGTACGTCGGCGACTCGATCGCCAGCGACTTCTACCGCGAGGTCGCGGTGCGCCTGGACAACGACAGCCGCGCCCTGGTGCTGGCCGTGCTCGACGACACCGGACACGCCGGCTTCGCGGTGGACCGGGTGCGGGCCGCGATCGACGCGGAGCCGCGGGTCGGCGGACGGCTCGCGCTGTGGGCGCGGCGGCTGATGGGCGAGGCGCTGTCGCAGTCCCAGCGGGTGGTCGCGGACCGCGACGCGCTGTCGACGATGCTCGTGGGCGGCGTCGCGGACGGCTTCGACCTCGCCGAGGTGGGCCGGATGTTCTCCCGCATCACCGAGGCGCACACCAAGCGGATGGCCGCGCTGGGGCTGGCGGCGTAA
- a CDS encoding DUF3107 domain-containing protein has product MEVKIGVQHAPREIVLESGQTPEEVERVVADALAGKSQLLSLVDQHGRKVLVPADRLAYVELGEAAPRKVGFGAL; this is encoded by the coding sequence GTGGAGGTCAAGATCGGCGTGCAGCACGCGCCCCGCGAGATCGTTCTGGAGAGCGGTCAGACTCCCGAGGAGGTCGAGCGCGTGGTGGCCGACGCACTCGCCGGGAAGTCGCAGCTGCTCAGCCTCGTGGACCAGCACGGCCGCAAGGTCCTGGTTCCGGCCGACCGTCTGGCCTACGTCGAGCTGGGCGAGGCCGCCCCGCGCAAGGTGGGCTTCGGCGCACTGTAG
- a CDS encoding TetR/AcrR family transcriptional regulator produces the protein MTAIEQTEAARPRGTRLPRRARRNQLLGAAQEVFVAQGYHSAAMDDIAERAGVSKPVLYQHFPGKLDLYLALLDQHCESLIQAVRGALASTTDNKQRVRATMDAYFAYIEDDGGAFRLVFESDLTNEPAVRERVDKVTTECAEAICEVIAEDTGLSSAESMLLASGLGGLAQVVARSWLHSDRSVPRDQAVQLLASLAWRGIAGFPLHGTDQH, from the coding sequence GTGACAGCCATCGAGCAGACAGAGGCAGCGCGCCCGCGAGGCACCCGCCTGCCGCGCCGTGCCCGACGGAACCAGTTGCTGGGCGCCGCCCAGGAGGTCTTCGTCGCACAGGGCTACCACTCGGCCGCGATGGACGACATCGCCGAGCGGGCCGGCGTCAGCAAGCCGGTGCTCTACCAGCACTTCCCCGGCAAGCTCGACCTCTACCTCGCCCTGCTGGACCAGCACTGCGAGTCCCTGATCCAGGCCGTGCGCGGCGCGCTCGCGTCGACGACCGACAACAAGCAGCGCGTGCGGGCCACGATGGACGCGTACTTCGCGTACATCGAGGACGACGGCGGCGCCTTCCGGCTGGTCTTCGAGTCGGACCTGACGAACGAGCCCGCGGTGCGCGAGCGCGTCGACAAGGTCACCACCGAGTGCGCCGAGGCGATCTGCGAGGTCATCGCCGAGGACACCGGTCTGTCCAGCGCGGAGTCCATGCTGCTCGCCTCGGGTCTGGGCGGCCTCGCGCAGGTCGTGGCCCGGTCCTGGCTGCACAGCGACCGCAGCGTCCCGCGCGACCAGGCGGTGCAGTTGCTGGCCTCGCTGGCCTGGCGCGGCATCGCCGGTTTCCCGCTGCACGGCACCGATCAGCACTGA
- a CDS encoding alpha/beta fold hydrolase: MSSTELPSVPPTSVLPKATAVRVAEGERLRSVGLPGVTLAIRSRPPAREGLEPALYVHGLGGSSQNWSALMALLDGVVESEAVDLPGFGDSPPPDDGNYSITAHTRAVIRYLDSTGRGPVHLFGNSLGGAVSTRVAAVRPDLVRTLTLISPALPELRVQRTALPTGLVGLPGVAALFSRFTREWTAEQRVRGVTALCYGDPGRVSPEAFQHAVEELERRMRLPYFWDALTRSTRGLLSAYTLGGQHGLWRQAERVLAPTLLVYGGRDQLVGFRMAARAARTYRDCRLVTLPDAGHVAMMEYPETVATAVRELIAETAPTTETAGG, encoded by the coding sequence ATGTCTTCGACCGAGCTGCCCTCCGTGCCGCCCACCAGTGTGCTGCCGAAGGCCACTGCCGTGCGGGTCGCCGAGGGTGAGCGGCTCCGGTCGGTGGGGCTGCCGGGCGTCACCCTGGCGATCCGTTCCAGGCCGCCCGCGCGCGAGGGGCTCGAGCCCGCGCTGTACGTGCACGGCCTGGGCGGTTCCTCGCAGAACTGGTCGGCGCTGATGGCGCTGCTCGACGGGGTCGTGGAGAGCGAGGCCGTCGATCTGCCGGGCTTCGGCGACTCCCCGCCACCGGACGACGGCAACTACTCGATCACGGCACACACGCGTGCCGTGATCCGCTATCTGGACTCCACCGGCCGCGGGCCCGTCCACCTCTTCGGCAACTCCCTCGGCGGCGCGGTGTCCACGCGGGTCGCCGCCGTCCGGCCCGACCTCGTGCGGACGCTGACGCTGATCTCGCCCGCGCTGCCCGAGCTGCGCGTCCAGCGGACCGCGCTGCCCACGGGGCTGGTCGGCCTGCCCGGCGTCGCCGCGCTCTTCAGCCGGTTCACCCGCGAGTGGACGGCCGAGCAGCGCGTCCGAGGCGTCACGGCGCTCTGTTACGGCGATCCGGGGCGGGTCTCGCCGGAGGCGTTCCAGCACGCGGTGGAGGAGCTGGAGCGGCGGATGCGACTGCCGTACTTCTGGGACGCGTTGACGCGCTCCACGCGCGGGCTGCTCAGCGCGTACACGCTGGGCGGCCAGCACGGGCTGTGGCGCCAGGCCGAACGCGTCCTCGCCCCGACGCTCCTCGTCTACGGCGGCCGCGACCAGCTCGTCGGCTTCCGCATGGCCGCGCGAGCCGCCCGCACCTACCGCGACTGCCGCCTGGTCACGCTGCCGGACGCCGGGCACGTGGCGATGATGGAGTACCCCGAGACGGTGGCGACGGCGGTCCGGGAGCTCATCGCCGAGACCGCGCCCACGACCGAGACCGCGGGGGGCTGA
- a CDS encoding DUF3152 domain-containing protein gives MGYDGTPGTPAHGAPRFPDGTPAHGFPQVRGGHPEQRETGGGWGDLSGRRTGTGQPVIPRQRQMPPGSGRQGPRQSLRQDYVDAFDEVDDAFPRAGTPYAPPRAHTQDPYASLDTSFDTSVTDRGTGEPGSVQGAKGSKGTKGRTFVGIAAAAVTTVLAVVVAVQVTGGRDGDAVVSQSATDQAAREAVDGTARGDDRPRPSASPSAAALTYAQKMDTRYALGAKLKGSGKFDAIVGVAKAPGKGQKYTYRVDVEQGLGLDGELFAQAVQKTLNDQRSWAHNGARTFERIHSGRPDFVITLASPGTTAFWCAKSGLDTTEDNVSCDSAATERVMINAYRWAQGSKTYGDEMYAYRQMLINHEVGHRLGYSHVTCDKDGDLAPVMQQQTKFLDHDGIHCLPNAWPYPKS, from the coding sequence CTGGGCTACGACGGCACCCCCGGGACCCCCGCGCACGGAGCGCCCCGCTTCCCCGACGGGACCCCCGCCCACGGATTCCCGCAGGTGCGGGGCGGTCACCCCGAACAGCGTGAAACCGGGGGCGGCTGGGGTGACTTGAGCGGACGCCGGACGGGTACCGGGCAGCCCGTGATACCACGTCAGCGACAGATGCCCCCGGGAAGCGGGCGCCAGGGTCCCCGTCAGAGCCTGCGCCAGGACTACGTCGACGCGTTCGACGAGGTCGACGACGCCTTCCCGCGCGCGGGGACGCCGTACGCACCCCCACGCGCGCATACGCAGGACCCTTACGCCTCCCTCGACACCTCCTTCGACACCTCCGTCACCGACAGGGGCACCGGCGAGCCCGGGTCCGTCCAGGGCGCGAAGGGCTCCAAGGGCACCAAGGGGCGGACGTTCGTCGGTATCGCGGCCGCCGCCGTCACCACCGTGCTGGCCGTCGTGGTGGCCGTGCAGGTCACCGGCGGGCGGGACGGCGACGCCGTCGTGTCGCAGTCCGCGACCGACCAGGCGGCCCGGGAGGCCGTCGACGGCACCGCGCGCGGGGACGACCGGCCGCGCCCGTCCGCGTCCCCCAGCGCGGCCGCGCTGACGTACGCGCAGAAGATGGACACCCGGTACGCGCTGGGCGCCAAGCTCAAGGGGTCGGGGAAGTTCGACGCGATCGTCGGCGTCGCCAAGGCGCCCGGCAAGGGGCAGAAGTACACCTACCGGGTGGACGTGGAGCAGGGCCTCGGGCTCGACGGCGAACTCTTCGCGCAGGCCGTGCAGAAGACGCTCAACGACCAACGCAGTTGGGCCCACAACGGCGCCCGCACCTTCGAGCGGATCCACTCGGGCAGACCGGACTTCGTCATCACTCTCGCCAGTCCCGGCACCACCGCCTTCTGGTGCGCCAAGTCGGGCCTGGACACCACCGAGGACAACGTCTCCTGCGACTCGGCCGCCACCGAGCGCGTGATGATCAACGCCTACCGGTGGGCGCAGGGCTCGAAGACCTACGGCGACGAGATGTACGCCTACCGGCAGATGCTGATCAATCACGAGGTCGGCCACCGGCTCGGCTACAGCCATGTCACGTGCGACAAGGACGGCGACCTCGCGCCCGTCATGCAGCAGCAGACGAAATTCCTCGACCACGACGGGATCCACTGCCTGCCCAACGCCTGGCCGTATCCCAAGAGTTGA
- a CDS encoding Ms4533A family Cys-rich leader peptide — protein MWSSPLVDSSAALQLALIGVTALCVADILCS, from the coding sequence ATGTGGTCCAGTCCTCTCGTCGACAGCAGCGCCGCCCTTCAGCTGGCGCTCATCGGCGTGACCGCGCTCTGCGTGGCGGACATTCTCTGTAGCTGA
- a CDS encoding ABC transporter substrate-binding protein, whose translation MRHPSRTARRVAAVSVSLVVAAGAAACGPEDNDAKAAGSDSAPHQGGTLTILNRNPQQDFDPARLYTSGGGKVPSLVFRTLTTRNRENGAPGAKVVPDLATDTGRPNKDATVWTYTLKEGLKYEDGTAITSADIKYGIERSFAPELSGGAPYLRDWLVGAADYQGPYKDPKGLTAIETPDSRTIVFHLDKPEGEFPYLATQTQFAPVPKAKDTGTKYEEHPVSSGPYKVVRNENDGERLTLERNTYWSAKTDAERKAYPDTIDVRSGLDSSVINQRLSASQGADATAITTDTNLGPAELAKVSGDKQLAARVGTGRFGYTNYIAFNPKVKPFDDVRVRQAVAYAIDRSSVVNAAGGSSLAEAATTFLPSQKSFGYEPYDLFPAGATGDAAKARELLKSAGHPNGLTVTLTHSNSQDFETSPEIATAVQDALKKAGITVRLQGLEDNDYSDTIHDVKKEPGFFLAHWGADWPSGGPFLAPIFDGRQIVNDGANFNTGILNDKSINAEIDAINRLTDLDAAAKRWGALDKKIGAQALTVPLFHPVYKRLYGADVRNIVISDWDGVLDPSQVAVE comes from the coding sequence ATGCGTCATCCGTCCCGTACAGCGCGCCGCGTGGCCGCGGTGTCCGTCAGCCTGGTGGTGGCAGCGGGTGCCGCCGCCTGCGGGCCCGAGGACAACGATGCCAAGGCCGCCGGCAGCGACTCCGCACCGCATCAGGGCGGCACGCTGACGATCCTGAACCGCAACCCGCAGCAGGACTTCGACCCGGCCCGCCTGTACACCTCAGGCGGCGGCAAGGTCCCCTCCCTGGTCTTCAGAACGCTCACCACGCGCAACCGCGAGAACGGCGCCCCGGGCGCGAAGGTCGTCCCCGACCTGGCCACCGACACCGGGCGCCCGAACAAGGACGCCACGGTGTGGACGTACACCCTCAAGGAGGGCCTGAAGTACGAGGACGGGACCGCGATCACCTCGGCCGACATCAAATACGGCATCGAGCGGTCCTTCGCCCCCGAGCTCTCCGGCGGCGCGCCCTACCTGCGGGACTGGCTGGTCGGCGCGGCCGACTACCAGGGGCCGTACAAGGACCCCAAAGGGCTCACGGCCATCGAGACGCCGGACAGCCGGACCATCGTCTTCCATCTCGACAAGCCCGAGGGCGAGTTCCCCTACCTGGCCACGCAGACGCAGTTCGCGCCCGTCCCGAAGGCCAAGGACACCGGCACCAAGTACGAGGAGCACCCGGTCTCGTCCGGCCCGTACAAGGTCGTCAGGAACGAGAACGACGGTGAGCGGCTCACCCTGGAGCGCAACACCTACTGGTCCGCGAAGACGGACGCCGAGCGCAAGGCGTACCCCGACACGATCGACGTACGGTCCGGGCTCGACTCCTCGGTGATCAACCAGCGGCTGTCCGCGTCCCAAGGGGCGGACGCCACCGCCATCACCACGGACACCAACCTCGGCCCGGCCGAACTCGCCAAGGTCAGCGGCGACAAGCAGCTCGCCGCGCGCGTGGGCACCGGCCGCTTCGGCTACACGAACTACATCGCCTTCAACCCGAAGGTGAAGCCGTTCGACGACGTCAGGGTGCGGCAGGCGGTCGCGTACGCCATCGACCGGTCGTCGGTCGTCAACGCGGCGGGCGGGTCCTCGCTCGCCGAGGCCGCCACCACCTTCCTGCCGAGCCAGAAGTCCTTCGGCTACGAGCCCTACGACCTCTTCCCGGCCGGCGCCACCGGTGACGCGGCGAAGGCCAGGGAACTGCTGAAGTCGGCCGGCCACCCGAACGGGCTGACCGTCACCCTCACGCACTCCAACAGCCAGGACTTCGAGACCAGCCCGGAGATCGCGACCGCCGTACAGGACGCGCTCAAGAAGGCCGGCATCACCGTCAGGCTGCAGGGCCTGGAGGACAACGACTACTCCGACACCATCCACGACGTGAAGAAGGAGCCCGGCTTCTTCCTGGCCCACTGGGGCGCCGACTGGCCCTCGGGCGGCCCGTTCCTCGCCCCGATCTTCGACGGCCGGCAGATCGTCAATGATGGAGCCAACTTCAACACGGGCATCCTCAACGACAAGTCGATCAATGCGGAGATTGACGCGATCAACAGGTTGACGGATCTTGACGCCGCCGCCAAGCGGTGGGGTGCACTGGACAAGAAGATCGGCGCACAGGCGCTGACCGTCCCGCTGTTCCACCCCGTCTACAAGCGGCTGTACGGCGCGGACGTCCGCAACATCGTCATCAGCGACTGGGACGGCGTCCTGGACCCGTCGCAGGTCGCGGTCGAGTAG
- a CDS encoding ABC transporter permease produces the protein MSETLLVAETPGTDPASAPGASGARQFWRRLRAQRAALGAAVVVALLVLVALAAPLLTAIEGQDPTTYHPSLIDSARGGVPVGPLGGISGDHWLGVEPQTGRDLFARLVHGARVSLGVALAATVVQVVIGVTMGIASALGNRWVDQLLSRITDIFIALPLMIMSLALLAIVPASFPRPVLVTLVIGLLSWGNIAKVVRAQTLTLKGLDHVAAARLSGWGTWRIARRELLPGLAAPVITYAALLVPQNITVEAALSFLGVGVKPPTPSWGQMLTAADVWYQAAPQYLLLPAGLLFTTVLALTVLGDGVRTALDPRAASRLRVGTGRRREHKADGTGDKADRTAPVVPARKEASS, from the coding sequence GTGAGCGAGACCCTCCTCGTCGCCGAGACCCCCGGCACGGACCCCGCGTCCGCGCCCGGGGCCTCGGGGGCCCGTCAGTTCTGGCGGCGGCTGCGGGCGCAGCGCGCCGCCCTCGGCGCGGCGGTCGTCGTCGCGCTGCTCGTCCTGGTCGCGCTCGCCGCGCCGCTGCTCACCGCCATCGAGGGCCAGGACCCGACCACCTACCACCCCTCCCTCATCGACTCCGCGCGCGGGGGCGTGCCCGTCGGGCCGCTCGGCGGCATCAGCGGCGACCACTGGCTCGGCGTCGAACCGCAGACCGGCCGCGACCTGTTCGCCCGGCTCGTCCACGGCGCCCGGGTGTCGCTGGGCGTCGCGCTGGCCGCGACCGTCGTCCAGGTCGTCATCGGCGTCACCATGGGCATCGCTTCGGCACTCGGCAACCGATGGGTTGATCAACTGTTGAGCCGGATCACCGACATCTTCATCGCCCTGCCGCTGATGATCATGTCGTTGGCGCTGCTCGCGATCGTCCCGGCGAGCTTTCCCCGGCCCGTCCTGGTCACCCTGGTCATCGGCCTGCTCTCCTGGGGCAACATCGCCAAGGTGGTGCGCGCCCAGACGCTCACTCTCAAGGGCCTCGATCACGTAGCGGCGGCGCGGCTCAGCGGCTGGGGCACCTGGCGCATCGCCCGCCGCGAACTGCTGCCCGGGCTCGCCGCCCCCGTCATCACGTACGCGGCCCTGCTCGTGCCGCAGAACATCACCGTCGAGGCAGCCCTTTCCTTCCTCGGCGTCGGCGTGAAGCCGCCCACGCCGTCCTGGGGGCAGATGCTCACCGCCGCCGACGTCTGGTACCAGGCGGCCCCGCAGTACCTGCTGCTGCCCGCCGGCCTGCTCTTCACGACCGTCCTCGCGCTGACCGTCCTCGGCGACGGCGTGCGCACCGCGCTCGACCCGCGCGCGGCGTCCCGGCTGCGGGTCGGGACGGGCCGCAGGCGCGAGCACAAGGCGGACGGGACCGGTGACAAGGCGGACCGGACCGCTCCGGTGGTTCCCGCGCGGAAGGAGGCCTCCTCATGA
- a CDS encoding ABC transporter permease, producing MSGFGGFVLRRAIGTALTLFAISVIVYVVFYVTPGNVAQITCGPRCSPEQVQQVAGQLRLDEPLYVRYWHFLEGLVAGQDYSTGTSVERCPAPCLGLSYQSDQQVAGLILTKLPVSLSLVFGAMAVWLVLGVGTGVLSAWRRGRLTERVLTGVTLAGVATPVFVIGLVLMIVVCGQLRLLPFPQYVNLTDDPEQWAWNLLLPWLSLALIEAASFARLTRSSMLETLAEDHIRTFRAYGVGERSIIGRHALRGAFAPVIALNANNFGSAVGGAVLTETLFGLPGIGQELVHAVNVVDLPVVVGMVLVIGFFVVLANAVADVLYAVADRRVVLA from the coding sequence ATGAGCGGCTTCGGCGGCTTCGTGCTGCGGCGCGCGATCGGCACCGCGCTCACCCTGTTCGCCATCTCGGTGATCGTCTACGTCGTCTTCTACGTCACTCCCGGCAACGTCGCCCAGATCACCTGCGGCCCCCGGTGTTCGCCGGAACAGGTGCAGCAGGTCGCCGGGCAACTGCGCCTCGACGAACCCCTGTACGTGCGCTACTGGCACTTCCTGGAGGGCCTCGTCGCCGGCCAGGACTACTCCACGGGCACCTCTGTGGAGCGCTGTCCGGCGCCCTGCCTGGGGCTGTCGTACCAGAGCGACCAGCAGGTCGCCGGGCTGATCCTGACCAAGCTGCCGGTGAGCCTGTCGCTCGTCTTCGGCGCGATGGCGGTGTGGCTGGTCCTCGGCGTCGGCACGGGCGTGCTCTCGGCGTGGCGGCGCGGCCGGCTCACCGAGCGCGTGCTGACCGGCGTCACGCTCGCGGGCGTCGCCACCCCCGTCTTCGTGATCGGCCTCGTGCTGATGATCGTCGTCTGCGGGCAGTTGCGGCTGCTGCCCTTCCCGCAGTACGTGAACCTCACCGACGACCCCGAGCAGTGGGCGTGGAACCTGCTCCTGCCGTGGCTCTCGCTCGCCCTGATCGAGGCCGCCTCGTTCGCCCGGCTGACCCGGTCGTCGATGCTGGAGACCCTCGCCGAGGACCACATCCGCACCTTCCGCGCGTACGGCGTCGGCGAGCGGTCGATCATCGGGCGGCACGCGCTGCGCGGGGCGTTCGCGCCGGTCATCGCGCTGAACGCGAACAACTTCGGCTCCGCGGTCGGCGGCGCGGTGCTCACCGAGACCCTCTTCGGACTCCCCGGCATCGGACAGGAACTGGTGCACGCGGTCAACGTCGTCGACCTGCCGGTCGTCGTCGGGATGGTCCTGGTCATCGGTTTCTTCGTGGTTCTCGCCAACGCCGTCGCGGACGTCCTGTACGCGGTGGCCGACCGACGGGTGGTGCTCGCATGA
- a CDS encoding ABC transporter ATP-binding protein, with protein MSLVDVTDLTVAFGALRAVDGLSFRLEKGAALGLVGESGSGKSTVASALLGLHRGTGARVGGSIEVAGVDVQEASDEALRRLRGAKAAMVFQDPLSSLDPYYAIGDQIAEVHRVHTRVSRRAARARAVEVLERVGIPDAVRRSRSRPHEFSGGMRQRALIAMALACEPDLLIADEPTTALDVTVQAQILDLLHTLREETGMGLLLVTHDVGVAAESVDEVLVMRHGRLVEHGPAGAVLATPAQAYTRELLGAVPRVDARREDARGEGAGVFGEVVLEATGLRREFGRGKRAFAAVDGVSLTVRRGETLGVVGESGSGKTTLGRMLVGLLTPTAGEVRYAGQVSSGVHPTVQMVFQDPVSSLNPRRSVGESIADPLRARGERDEKRIRGRVTELLERVGLETAHYDRYPHEFSGGQRQRVGIARALAADPHVIVCDEPVSALDVTTQAQVVALLGELRRELGLALVFVAHDLAVVRQVSDRVAVMRHGRVVEEGPADEVYESPRHPYTRQLLAAVPALDPAVAARRRAQRREPAVA; from the coding sequence ATGAGCCTGGTGGACGTCACGGACCTGACGGTCGCCTTCGGCGCGCTGCGCGCCGTCGACGGCCTCTCCTTCCGCCTGGAGAAGGGCGCCGCCCTCGGCCTGGTCGGCGAGTCCGGCTCCGGCAAGTCCACGGTCGCCTCGGCCCTGCTGGGGCTGCACCGGGGCACGGGGGCGCGGGTGGGCGGCTCGATCGAGGTCGCCGGAGTGGACGTACAGGAGGCGTCCGACGAGGCGCTACGGCGGCTGCGGGGCGCGAAGGCGGCGATGGTCTTCCAGGACCCGCTGTCCTCCCTCGACCCGTACTACGCGATCGGCGACCAGATCGCCGAGGTCCACCGCGTGCACACGCGTGTGTCGCGACGTGCGGCACGCGCGCGTGCGGTGGAGGTGCTGGAGCGAGTTGGAATTCCGGACGCGGTACGGCGGTCCCGGTCGCGCCCGCACGAGTTCAGCGGCGGCATGCGCCAGCGCGCCCTCATCGCCATGGCGCTGGCCTGCGAGCCCGACCTGCTGATCGCCGACGAGCCGACGACCGCGCTCGACGTGACCGTCCAGGCCCAGATCCTCGACCTGCTGCACACCCTGCGCGAGGAGACCGGCATGGGGCTGCTGCTGGTCACGCACGACGTGGGCGTGGCGGCGGAGAGCGTCGACGAGGTGCTCGTCATGCGGCACGGGCGGCTCGTCGAGCACGGTCCGGCGGGCGCAGTGCTGGCGACGCCCGCGCAGGCGTACACGCGCGAACTGCTGGGCGCGGTGCCGCGGGTGGACGCGAGGAGAGAGGACGCGCGGGGCGAGGGGGCCGGTGTCTTTGGGGAGGTGGTGCTCGAAGCGACCGGGCTGCGGCGCGAGTTCGGGCGCGGGAAGCGGGCGTTCGCGGCCGTGGACGGCGTGTCGCTGACGGTCCGCCGGGGCGAGACCCTCGGCGTCGTCGGCGAGAGCGGCAGCGGTAAGACGACGCTGGGCCGGATGCTGGTCGGGCTGCTCACGCCGACGGCGGGCGAGGTCCGCTACGCGGGACAGGTGTCGTCGGGCGTGCACCCGACCGTGCAGATGGTCTTCCAGGATCCCGTCTCCTCCCTCAACCCCCGCCGCAGCGTGGGCGAGTCCATCGCCGACCCGCTCCGCGCGCGGGGCGAACGGGACGAGAAACGCATCAGGGGGCGTGTGACGGAACTGCTGGAGCGCGTGGGGCTCGAAACGGCGCACTACGACCGCTACCCGCACGAGTTCAGCGGCGGTCAGCGCCAGCGCGTGGGCATCGCGCGGGCGCTCGCGGCCGACCCGCACGTCATCGTCTGCGACGAACCGGTCTCCGCGCTCGACGTGACCACCCAGGCCCAGGTCGTCGCCCTGCTCGGCGAACTGCGGCGCGAACTCGGCCTCGCCCTCGTCTTCGTCGCCCATGACCTGGCCGTGGTGCGCCAGGTCAGCGACCGGGTCGCGGTGATGCGGCACGGCCGCGTCGTCGAGGAGGGCCCCGCCGACGAGGTGTACGAGTCGCCACGGCACCCGTACACCAGGCAGCTCCTGGCCGCCGTACCGGCGCTCGACCCGGCGGTCGCGGCGCGGCGGCGCGCGCAACGGCGGGAGCCGGCCGTGGCCTGA